A region from the Rufibacter sp. DG15C genome encodes:
- the mrdA gene encoding penicillin-binding protein 2 — protein MKYLEGRKYVIQAIFLAIGAVYLIKLFYIQVLDNSYKTAAENNAMRRVVQYPFRGLMYDREGKLLVENKPVYDLMVVPKEAKAIDTLKFCQVMGITLPEYREKIKAAKAYSYVKSSPFLQRLTNEEFAHIQDNLVDFPGFYISARTVRGYPHQSLSHALGYIGEISPRQLEDSSYKGYMPGDYLGVSGLEKEYEKYLMGRRGVKYTMVNVRGIEKGSFKNGEYDTLSIAGQNLITTIDLELQKYGEKLMAGKVGSIVAIEPQTGEILSMISAPYYDPSLLTGKELGNNYMKLLRDPIKPLFNRPTMATYPPGSIFKLAQALIAMQEGTLTADTGYPCNQSLVRCSHSHAYPANLGIAIEQSCNPYFYQVFRSVVSKGRSTNVYQDAKLGLDAWREHITSFGFASQLGIDFPQEKKGLMPGSKFYDKIYGPKGWKFPTIYSIAIGQGETGVTPLQMANFAAIIANKGYYYTPHLIRSVGEKGKPLPEYSVKHHTSVAPKHFYPVIDGMERVVNAGTAQFAKLSHIGVILCGKTGTVQNPHGKDHSVFIAFAPKENPKIAIAVYVENAGGGGVAAAPMASLMVEKYLTDSIKTAPRKRWEEWLIDGGFYKID, from the coding sequence ATGAAGTACTTAGAAGGCCGCAAATACGTGATCCAAGCCATTTTCCTGGCTATTGGGGCGGTTTATCTCATCAAACTTTTTTACATACAGGTTTTAGACAACAGCTACAAAACGGCTGCTGAAAACAATGCCATGCGCCGCGTGGTGCAATACCCGTTCAGGGGACTCATGTATGACCGTGAGGGCAAGTTGCTGGTAGAAAACAAACCGGTCTATGACTTGATGGTGGTGCCCAAAGAGGCCAAAGCCATTGACACGCTCAAGTTCTGCCAGGTGATGGGCATCACGCTGCCAGAGTACCGCGAGAAAATCAAAGCCGCCAAGGCCTATTCTTACGTCAAATCTTCCCCGTTTTTACAGCGCCTTACCAATGAGGAGTTTGCCCACATCCAGGACAACCTAGTTGACTTTCCGGGGTTCTACATTAGTGCGCGTACCGTGCGCGGCTATCCGCACCAGAGCTTGTCTCATGCCTTGGGGTATATTGGTGAAATCAGTCCGAGACAATTAGAGGATTCTTCTTACAAAGGCTATATGCCGGGTGACTATCTGGGTGTGAGTGGTCTGGAGAAGGAGTACGAGAAATACCTCATGGGCCGGCGTGGGGTGAAATACACCATGGTGAACGTGCGGGGTATTGAGAAAGGCTCTTTTAAGAACGGCGAGTATGACACGCTCTCTATTGCCGGCCAGAACCTTATCACCACCATTGACCTGGAACTGCAGAAGTACGGCGAGAAGCTGATGGCGGGCAAGGTGGGCAGTATTGTGGCCATTGAACCGCAGACCGGCGAGATCCTGTCCATGATTTCGGCGCCGTACTATGACCCTTCCTTGCTGACGGGCAAGGAGCTGGGCAACAATTACATGAAGTTGCTGCGGGATCCCATCAAACCGCTCTTCAATCGGCCTACCATGGCCACCTACCCGCCGGGCTCTATCTTTAAACTGGCCCAGGCCTTGATAGCCATGCAGGAGGGAACGCTTACCGCTGATACCGGTTATCCTTGTAACCAGTCATTGGTGCGGTGTTCGCATAGCCATGCGTATCCGGCCAATCTGGGTATTGCCATTGAGCAGTCCTGTAACCCTTATTTTTATCAGGTGTTCCGGTCGGTGGTAAGCAAAGGACGCTCTACCAACGTGTACCAGGATGCAAAGCTAGGCTTGGATGCCTGGCGGGAGCATATCACCTCATTTGGGTTTGCCTCACAGCTGGGAATTGACTTTCCGCAGGAGAAAAAGGGTTTGATGCCGGGCAGTAAGTTCTATGACAAAATCTACGGTCCCAAAGGCTGGAAATTCCCGACTATTTATTCCATTGCCATCGGGCAGGGGGAGACGGGGGTAACGCCGTTGCAGATGGCCAACTTTGCCGCCATCATTGCCAACAAGGGCTATTACTATACGCCTCACCTGATTAGGTCTGTAGGGGAAAAAGGTAAGCCGCTGCCAGAATACTCGGTGAAGCACCATACCAGTGTTGCCCCTAAGCATTTCTACCCGGTGATTGACGGCATGGAGCGCGTGGTGAACGCGGGTACGGCCCAGTTTGCCAAGCTCAGCCACATAGGTGTGATCCTCTGCGGAAAAACCGGCACCGTGCAGAACCCGCACGGCAAGGACCACTCCGTGTTCATTGCCTTCGCGCCTAAGGAAAATCCCAAGATTGCCATTGCCGTGTACGTGGAGAATGCCGGGGGCGGGGGTGTTGCCGCCGCGCCCATGGCCAGCCTCATGGTGGAAAAATATCTCACAGACTCCATCAAGACCGCTCCGCGCAAGCGTTGGGAGGAGTGGTTGATTGACGGCGGTTTCTACAAAATTGATTAA
- the mreC gene encoding rod shape-determining protein MreC: MRKLFQFIFRIRAFLVFVLFEVLSLYLLYRSNTYHNAAFYQSSNYYVGKVLEFQSEVTEYFQLREQNQTLAAENALLRAQLTQKQELQLNDSIETVRDSTFAAADSVAAALYTFRPARVINNSVRRLNNYLTLNIGSDAGVRAGMGVLTSSGVVGRVKAVSKHYATVTSLLHSQTLISVKLKRNKSFGSIKWDTGNPEFATLHYIPLSEKVFKGDTVVTSGFNAIYPQGITIGRVVSVMKELDKSFYTIRVKLGVDFEKLSYVYVVENKGQAELDTLQVQSGIKAEDE; encoded by the coding sequence ATGCGGAAACTTTTTCAGTTTATCTTCCGGATACGGGCGTTTCTGGTGTTTGTCTTGTTTGAGGTACTGTCTTTGTACCTGCTTTACCGGAGCAACACCTACCACAATGCCGCGTTCTACCAGTCCTCTAACTACTATGTTGGCAAGGTGCTGGAGTTTCAGAGCGAGGTGACGGAGTATTTCCAGTTACGGGAACAGAACCAGACGCTAGCGGCTGAGAATGCCCTTTTGCGCGCGCAACTCACGCAAAAACAGGAGTTACAGCTCAATGACAGCATTGAGACTGTCAGGGATTCTACGTTTGCGGCGGCAGACTCTGTGGCGGCGGCGCTGTACACGTTTAGGCCGGCCCGGGTCATCAACAACTCGGTGCGCAGGCTCAACAACTACCTCACGCTCAATATTGGGTCAGATGCAGGCGTGAGAGCCGGGATGGGCGTTTTGACGTCCAGCGGCGTGGTGGGACGCGTGAAGGCGGTTTCCAAGCACTACGCCACGGTCACCTCCTTGCTGCATTCCCAAACCCTTATCTCGGTGAAGCTCAAGCGCAACAAAAGCTTTGGCAGTATCAAGTGGGACACGGGCAATCCTGAGTTTGCCACGTTGCATTACATCCCGTTGAGTGAGAAGGTGTTCAAAGGCGATACCGTGGTGACGTCTGGGTTCAATGCCATTTATCCGCAGGGCATCACCATTGGCCGCGTGGTAAGCGTGATGAAAGAATTGGACAAGAGTTTTTATACCATCAGGGTGAAGTTGGGCGTTGACTTTGAGAAGCTATCCTACGTGTACGTGGTGGAGAACAAAGGCCAGGCCGAGCTGGATACATTGCAAGTTCAATCAGGCATAAAGGCAGAAGATGAGTAG
- a CDS encoding rod shape-determining protein, giving the protein MGLFNFFTADIAIDLGTANTLIIHNDKIVVDEPSIIAMDRTTNKMIAVGREAMQMHEKTHENIKTIRPLKDGVIADFTAAEQMIRGMIKMIDKGKKRIFQPSYRMVVCIPSGITEVEKRAVKDSCEHADAREVWMIQEPMAAAIGIGIDVEQPIGTMIVDVGGGTTEIAVIALSGIVCEQSIRVAGDVFNKDILDHMRRQHNLLIGERSAEKIKIEVGAALTDLENPPADFEIRGRDLMTGIPKVIKVTYQEIAIALDKSVSKIEEAVLKALEIAPPELSADIYDNGIHLTGGGALLRGLDKRLASKTKLPIHIAEDPLRAVVRGTGAAVKNIEGFRSVLLS; this is encoded by the coding sequence ATGGGATTATTTAATTTTTTCACCGCCGATATAGCGATTGATTTGGGGACCGCCAACACCCTCATCATCCATAACGATAAAATAGTAGTAGACGAGCCTTCCATCATTGCCATGGACCGCACTACCAACAAGATGATTGCCGTGGGCCGTGAGGCAATGCAGATGCACGAAAAGACCCACGAAAACATCAAGACCATCCGTCCGTTGAAAGACGGCGTAATCGCTGACTTTACCGCAGCAGAGCAGATGATCCGCGGGATGATCAAGATGATTGACAAAGGCAAAAAACGCATTTTTCAGCCGTCTTACCGCATGGTGGTGTGTATCCCTTCTGGCATTACTGAGGTGGAGAAACGCGCGGTAAAAGATTCTTGTGAGCACGCCGATGCCCGTGAGGTTTGGATGATTCAGGAACCTATGGCTGCCGCCATAGGGATTGGCATTGACGTAGAGCAGCCCATTGGAACCATGATTGTAGACGTAGGAGGCGGTACTACAGAGATTGCCGTGATTGCGCTTTCCGGTATTGTCTGCGAGCAGTCTATCCGCGTAGCAGGTGACGTGTTCAACAAAGACATTTTGGACCATATGCGCCGCCAGCACAACCTGTTGATTGGTGAGCGTTCTGCAGAGAAAATCAAGATTGAAGTGGGCGCCGCGTTAACCGACCTAGAAAACCCACCAGCTGACTTTGAGATACGCGGTAGAGACTTAATGACCGGTATTCCTAAAGTAATCAAAGTAACCTACCAAGAGATTGCTATCGCGTTGGACAAATCTGTTTCTAAGATTGAAGAAGCGGTGTTGAAGGCCCTGGAGATTGCCCCACCAGAACTGTCTGCCGATATCTACGACAACGGTATTCACCTGACTGGCGGCGGTGCCTTGTTGCGTGGATTGGATAAGCGTCTGGCCAGCAAAACCAAACTGCCAATCCATATTGCCGAGGATCCGTTGCGCGCCGTGGTGCGTGGAACCGGGGCGGCCGTTAAAAATATTGAAGGTTTCCGTAGCGTCCTGCTAAGCTAA
- the purH gene encoding bifunctional phosphoribosylaminoimidazolecarboxamide formyltransferase/IMP cyclohydrolase, translated as MNTVKIKSALISVYYKDGLEPLVRELQKQGVTFYSTGGTQDFLEKLGVEVVPVENVTDYPSIFGGRVKTLHPKIFGGILHRRGHEQDQQELRHFQIPALDLVIVDLYPFEETVASGAAEEDIIEKIDIGGISLIRAAAKNFQDVLIVSNREQYGEVVELLQAKNGSTDLTDRKRFAARAFDVSSHYDTHIFQHLSQGQELAPAFKQSERTSQALRYGENPHQAGTFYGNLDQLFDKLNGKELSYNNLVDVDAAVLLMAEFADQPAVAILKHTNACGVAVAETIRQAYLNALACDPVSAFGGVIIANKTIDLATAQELNKLFFEVLIAPAFDQDALELLSSKKNRILLRQKPVQLPTKLFKTLLNGVIEQDKDLATETAKDFKTATNRAPSQEEVEGLEFALKVCKHTKSNTIVLAKGNQLLSSGVGQTSRVDALRQAIEKARSFGFDLQGAVMASDAFFPFPDCVTIASEAGITAVVQPGGSIKDQDSIDACNERSMAMVMTGVRHFKH; from the coding sequence ATGAATACCGTTAAAATCAAATCTGCTTTAATCTCTGTGTACTACAAAGACGGCCTGGAGCCACTGGTGCGCGAGTTGCAGAAACAAGGCGTGACATTTTATTCTACGGGTGGCACCCAAGACTTTTTGGAGAAGCTAGGCGTAGAGGTAGTGCCGGTAGAAAACGTAACCGATTATCCGTCCATCTTCGGCGGAAGAGTGAAGACTTTGCACCCAAAAATCTTCGGGGGGATTCTGCACCGCCGCGGGCATGAGCAGGACCAACAGGAGTTGCGCCACTTCCAGATTCCGGCTTTGGACCTGGTGATTGTGGACTTATACCCGTTTGAAGAAACCGTGGCCTCTGGTGCGGCAGAGGAAGACATCATTGAGAAGATTGACATAGGCGGCATTTCCTTGATTAGAGCGGCGGCCAAAAACTTCCAAGACGTGCTCATTGTCTCTAACCGCGAGCAGTACGGTGAGGTGGTAGAGCTGTTGCAGGCCAAGAACGGTAGCACAGATTTGACAGATAGAAAGCGTTTCGCTGCCAGGGCGTTTGACGTGTCTTCACATTATGACACCCACATCTTCCAGCACCTAAGCCAAGGGCAGGAATTAGCCCCAGCCTTTAAGCAAAGTGAGCGCACCAGCCAAGCCTTGCGTTATGGTGAGAATCCACACCAAGCCGGTACGTTCTATGGCAACCTGGACCAACTGTTTGACAAGCTCAACGGCAAGGAGCTTTCTTATAACAACCTGGTAGACGTTGACGCCGCCGTGCTGTTGATGGCCGAGTTCGCTGACCAGCCTGCGGTGGCCATCTTGAAGCACACCAATGCCTGCGGCGTGGCCGTAGCCGAAACCATCCGCCAGGCGTATTTGAACGCCCTGGCCTGTGACCCGGTGTCAGCGTTTGGCGGGGTGATTATTGCCAATAAGACCATTGACCTGGCCACGGCTCAGGAACTGAACAAGCTCTTCTTTGAGGTCTTGATTGCCCCAGCCTTTGACCAGGACGCGTTGGAGTTGCTTTCCTCTAAGAAGAACCGCATCTTGCTAAGACAGAAGCCGGTGCAACTTCCCACCAAACTGTTCAAGACATTATTGAACGGCGTGATTGAGCAGGATAAAGACTTAGCCACCGAAACTGCCAAAGACTTTAAAACCGCCACCAACCGCGCACCATCTCAGGAAGAAGTAGAAGGACTGGAATTCGCCTTGAAGGTCTGTAAACACACCAAGTCCAATACCATTGTGCTGGCCAAAGGCAACCAGTTGTTGTCCAGCGGCGTGGGGCAAACGTCACGGGTAGATGCTCTGCGCCAAGCTATTGAGAAAGCCAGAAGCTTCGGGTTTGATTTGCAGGGCGCGGTGATGGCCTCAGACGCGTTCTTCCCGTTCCCAGACTGCGTGACCATTGCGTCAGAAGCGGGTATTACCGCCGTGGTGCAGCCGGGTGGTTCTATTAAAGACCAAGACTCCATTGATGCTTGTAATGAGCGCAGCATGGCCATGGTCATGACCGGCGTACGTCACTTCAAGCACTAG
- the purN gene encoding phosphoribosylglycinamide formyltransferase has translation MGTSSKKNIVIFASGSGSNAQRLLEHFEHHPTIQVAALFSNNANAFALQRAENFNVPTVVFDRASLKDGTVAQQVQAYHPDLIVLAGFLWLLPAEFVKAFHNRIINIHPALLPKFGGKGMHGEHVHQAVLDAAEGETGITIHYVNEHYDEGAPIFQETCPVRADDTCETLAARVLSLEHQHLPRVVEELLTQDKQTPRA, from the coding sequence TTGGGTACTTCTTCTAAAAAGAACATCGTTATTTTCGCTTCCGGCTCTGGGAGCAATGCCCAGCGCCTGCTGGAGCACTTCGAGCACCATCCTACCATCCAGGTGGCGGCGCTCTTCTCCAACAACGCCAACGCGTTTGCCCTGCAGCGGGCCGAAAACTTCAACGTCCCCACTGTGGTCTTTGACCGGGCTTCTCTAAAAGACGGAACCGTGGCTCAACAGGTGCAAGCCTATCATCCAGATTTGATTGTACTGGCCGGATTTTTATGGCTGCTGCCCGCCGAGTTTGTGAAGGCCTTCCACAACAGAATCATTAACATCCATCCGGCGCTGCTGCCTAAGTTTGGCGGCAAAGGCATGCATGGCGAGCACGTACACCAAGCGGTGTTGGATGCGGCCGAAGGAGAGACCGGGATTACCATTCATTATGTGAATGAGCACTATGACGAGGGTGCGCCCATCTTTCAAGAGACCTGCCCCGTCCGCGCAGATGATACCTGCGAGACCCTGGCGGCGCGCGTGCTTTCCCTGGAGCACCAACACCTGCCGCGCGTGGTTGAGGAGTTGCTCACCCAAGACAAACAGACCCCCAGAGCCTAA
- a CDS encoding TIGR03915 family putative DNA repair protein codes for MHFYTYDGSFEGLLTVIFEAYERKAWPDQIGKEGETPPGIFAEHHFIPADEAKAKRVWEGLGKKLSKAAWENVYKAYLWEQPGFEMLIWQFVQLVFSSQQEGIEENFAEPCVQKMAQVGKQMFREKHRMEAFVRFQCTQDGLYVAPIQPDFNVLPLIVTHFEKRYADQQWLIYDVKRQYGAFYNGQFVELVSMEDGAPAFQKIDLPRDILSGVEPLYQQLWQAYFDHVNIPERRNKKLHMRHMPKRYWKYLTEKKPRIQTHQPIQNKQLPTGLARLN; via the coding sequence ATGCACTTCTATACCTATGACGGCTCCTTTGAGGGACTGCTTACGGTCATCTTTGAGGCGTATGAGCGCAAGGCCTGGCCAGACCAGATAGGCAAGGAAGGAGAGACGCCTCCGGGTATTTTCGCGGAGCACCATTTCATCCCGGCAGATGAGGCCAAGGCCAAGCGCGTTTGGGAAGGTTTGGGCAAGAAGCTGTCTAAGGCCGCTTGGGAGAATGTATACAAAGCCTATCTCTGGGAACAACCCGGTTTTGAGATGCTCATCTGGCAGTTTGTGCAACTGGTCTTCTCCAGCCAGCAGGAGGGAATAGAAGAGAACTTCGCGGAACCCTGCGTCCAGAAGATGGCGCAGGTGGGCAAACAGATGTTTCGGGAAAAGCACCGCATGGAAGCCTTTGTCAGGTTCCAGTGTACACAAGACGGCCTTTACGTAGCGCCCATCCAACCTGACTTCAATGTGCTGCCATTGATTGTCACCCACTTTGAGAAACGCTACGCCGACCAGCAATGGCTCATCTATGATGTGAAGCGGCAGTACGGAGCTTTCTATAATGGCCAGTTTGTAGAGTTAGTGTCTATGGAAGACGGCGCGCCGGCTTTCCAAAAGATTGATTTGCCACGGGATATTCTGTCTGGCGTGGAGCCATTGTACCAACAGCTATGGCAGGCTTACTTTGACCACGTCAACATCCCGGAGCGGCGCAACAAGAAACTGCACATGCGGCACATGCCCAAGCGCTACTGGAAATACCTCACCGAAAAGAAACCCAGAATCCAGACGCACCAGCCCATCCAGAACAAGCAACTGCCCACGGGGCTGGCCCGGTTAAATTAA
- a CDS encoding putative DNA modification/repair radical SAM protein gives MQNTIIEKLSILADSAKYDVSCSSSGGKRKNEGKGLGNAEGMGICHSYTEDGRCVSLLKILLTNFCIFDCAYCVSRKSNDVKRVAFTVQEVVDLTINFYRRNYIEGLFLSSGIFKDSDYTMERLVRIAKKLRLEHNFNGYIHLKTIPGASEELIKEAGKYADRLSVNIELPSELSLQTLAPEKNYKEILTPMGNIKDQLVLVKEEKKLFKSTPAFAPAGQSTQLIVGATPESDRQILALSSGLYKNFELKRVYYSGYVPVVTDSRLPIISTPPIIRENRLYQADWLMRLYGFDAKELLDEQNPNLDLQIDPKLAWALRNRHVFPLEINTADYEMIVRVPGIGLKSAKKIVAARRFAYLSWENLKQIGVVIKRAKYFITCGGRSLETREWDEEAIRRRILFGEKGDRNGLWGSQLDLFQQAG, from the coding sequence ATGCAGAACACTATCATTGAAAAGCTAAGCATTTTGGCAGATTCGGCTAAGTACGACGTCTCTTGCTCTTCTAGCGGCGGTAAACGCAAAAACGAAGGCAAAGGATTAGGTAACGCCGAAGGTATGGGCATTTGCCACAGCTACACTGAGGATGGCCGTTGCGTGTCTCTGCTGAAAATCCTGCTTACCAACTTCTGCATTTTTGACTGCGCCTACTGCGTCTCTAGAAAGAGCAATGACGTGAAGCGCGTGGCCTTTACGGTGCAGGAAGTAGTGGATTTGACCATCAACTTCTACCGCCGCAATTACATTGAAGGCTTGTTCCTGAGCTCTGGTATTTTCAAGGACTCTGACTATACCATGGAGCGCCTGGTGCGCATTGCCAAGAAACTGCGCCTGGAGCACAACTTCAACGGGTACATTCACCTAAAGACTATACCTGGTGCCAGCGAGGAACTCATCAAAGAAGCCGGCAAGTACGCCGATAGATTGAGTGTGAACATTGAGCTGCCCTCTGAACTGAGCCTGCAGACCCTGGCGCCGGAGAAGAACTACAAGGAGATTCTCACGCCCATGGGCAACATCAAAGACCAGTTGGTCTTGGTGAAAGAGGAGAAGAAGCTGTTCAAGTCTACGCCTGCCTTCGCGCCGGCCGGGCAGAGTACGCAGTTGATAGTAGGCGCTACGCCCGAAAGCGACCGCCAGATTCTGGCCTTGTCCAGCGGCTTGTACAAGAACTTTGAGTTGAAGCGGGTCTACTATTCGGGTTACGTGCCCGTGGTGACGGACAGCCGACTGCCCATCATCAGTACGCCGCCCATTATCAGAGAGAACAGGTTGTACCAGGCAGACTGGCTCATGCGCCTGTATGGCTTTGATGCCAAGGAGTTGCTGGATGAGCAGAACCCTAACCTGGATTTGCAGATTGACCCCAAGTTGGCTTGGGCGCTGCGCAACCGGCACGTGTTTCCTTTAGAAATCAATACCGCAGACTATGAGATGATTGTCCGGGTGCCGGGCATAGGCTTGAAGTCTGCCAAGAAGATAGTGGCGGCCCGCCGCTTTGCCTACCTCAGTTGGGAGAACCTGAAACAGATTGGGGTGGTCATTAAACGGGCCAAGTATTTTATCACCTGCGGAGGGCGCAGTTTGGAGACGAGAGAATGGGACGAGGAAGCCATCCGAAGAAGAATCCTTTTCGGGGAAAAGGGAGACCGAAACGGTCTGTGGGGAAGCCAGTTGGATTTGTTTCAGCAGGCCGGCTGA